One Gemmatimonadota bacterium genomic region harbors:
- a CDS encoding AMIN domain-containing protein: protein MRRVVSLVALATIALSVGSRELQAAGNPGVVVPASAVTGLSLVPVDGRADVVVTLTGPVEVQDFTVPSPHRIVLDLTGARLAPMAQRYDRVSRGGISNIRLSQYSTDVVRVVLDLDRERDYEVVREGNTIRVLLTTDVTFAAWHSSGALLTEQVAAVTAEKTTTVEARGEVEPMPAPKPEANSVEEAGTRQARIEPVAAPIPAQQARITVTYAGADIRDVIAAFATFSQRTIVVGKDVAGTITAEIKDQPWDVALKALLEAQGLAAIEESSGIITIDSYKNILEKQASEPTATQLVNINYVSATSLLPTVQGLLYKDCAPGSQGGGSPAAGGGAPSVPQGCIVRGTVAADSATNSLIISEVASRLPNLMTYVKGLDVRTPQVALKAKIISIQRTNIEQLGLSYDIGSATTFSNTLLPRIPEGATAPGQFESQVELGGDAIAGVANATRKYKQGNALSLIFSTALGKYSLTSFLDALRESQLSDIQAEPSIVTLDNREARLVVGQETPVRVIDAGSLGQIGTPARANVQFRETGIILKVTPHITSNRQVRMKMEAEQSELRIVGGDLGFIIDKRNAATQLLVNDGETAVIGGLTQTQIVKNRSGIPFLSDLPLIGRFFSQTDSREEKKDLLIMMTPTIIDEGDPVRPPQGESK, encoded by the coding sequence ATGAGGCGAGTCGTTTCGCTGGTCGCCCTGGCGACCATCGCGCTGTCCGTCGGTTCCCGTGAGCTGCAGGCCGCCGGGAACCCGGGCGTTGTGGTCCCTGCCAGCGCTGTCACCGGCTTGTCGCTGGTGCCGGTGGACGGTCGCGCCGACGTCGTCGTGACCCTCACCGGTCCGGTCGAGGTGCAGGACTTCACGGTTCCGTCCCCGCACCGGATCGTCCTGGACCTCACGGGGGCCCGGCTGGCTCCCATGGCCCAGCGCTACGATCGGGTGTCGCGTGGTGGTATCTCGAACATCCGCCTCTCTCAGTATAGCACCGACGTCGTCCGCGTCGTCCTCGACCTGGACCGCGAACGCGACTATGAAGTGGTGCGCGAGGGCAATACGATCCGTGTGCTGCTCACCACCGACGTGACCTTCGCGGCCTGGCACTCCAGCGGCGCCCTGCTTACCGAGCAGGTGGCTGCAGTGACCGCCGAGAAGACCACGACCGTGGAAGCGCGCGGCGAGGTCGAGCCGATGCCCGCGCCCAAGCCGGAAGCCAACTCCGTCGAGGAAGCCGGCACGCGCCAAGCGCGCATCGAGCCCGTCGCGGCACCGATCCCTGCCCAGCAGGCCCGTATCACGGTCACCTACGCTGGTGCCGACATCCGCGACGTTATCGCCGCCTTTGCCACCTTCTCCCAGCGCACCATTGTCGTCGGGAAGGATGTGGCGGGGACGATCACTGCCGAGATCAAGGACCAGCCGTGGGATGTCGCCCTGAAGGCCCTCCTCGAGGCGCAGGGACTCGCCGCCATTGAGGAGTCGTCGGGGATCATCACCATCGACAGCTACAAGAACATCCTGGAGAAGCAGGCGTCTGAGCCGACGGCGACCCAGCTCGTCAACATCAACTACGTGTCGGCGACCTCGCTGCTGCCGACCGTGCAGGGCCTGCTCTACAAGGATTGTGCGCCTGGGTCACAGGGGGGCGGGTCTCCTGCCGCCGGTGGTGGCGCGCCATCCGTGCCACAGGGATGCATCGTCCGCGGAACTGTCGCGGCCGACTCGGCTACCAACTCACTGATCATCTCCGAGGTCGCCTCACGGCTGCCGAACCTGATGACCTACGTGAAGGGGCTCGACGTGCGCACGCCGCAGGTCGCCCTCAAGGCCAAGATCATCTCCATCCAGCGCACCAACATCGAGCAGCTCGGGCTGAGCTACGACATCGGCTCCGCAACCACCTTCTCCAATACGCTGCTGCCGCGGATTCCCGAGGGTGCCACCGCCCCCGGCCAGTTCGAATCGCAGGTGGAACTGGGTGGTGATGCCATCGCCGGCGTCGCGAACGCCACCCGCAAGTACAAGCAGGGCAACGCCCTCTCGCTGATCTTCTCGACGGCCCTCGGCAAGTACTCGCTGACGTCGTTCCTCGACGCCCTCCGCGAGTCGCAACTGTCCGACATCCAGGCAGAGCCCAGCATCGTGACCCTCGACAATCGGGAAGCCCGGCTCGTCGTCGGCCAGGAAACGCCGGTGCGCGTGATCGACGCCGGATCGCTCGGCCAGATCGGCACGCCCGCTCGCGCGAACGTCCAGTTCCGCGAGACCGGTATCATCCTCAAGGTGACCCCGCACATCACCAGCAACCGCCAGGTTCGCATGAAGATGGAAGCGGAGCAGTCGGAACTGCGGATCGTTGGCGGTGACCTCGGCTTCATCATTGACAAGCGCAACGCGGCCACGCAGCTCCTGGTCAACGATGGGGAAACCGCCGTCATCGGTGGGCTGACCCAGACCCAAATCGTCAAGAACCGCTCGGGGATTCCGTTCCTCTCCGATCTGCCGCTGATCGGCCGCTTCTTCTCGCAGACGGACTCGCGCGAGGAAAAGAAGGACCTCCTCATCATGATGACCCCGACGATCATCGATGAAGGGGATCCGGTTCGGCCGCCGCAAGGCGAAAGCAAGTAA